One genomic window of Vicia villosa cultivar HV-30 ecotype Madison, WI unplaced genomic scaffold, Vvil1.0 ctg.001659F_1_1, whole genome shotgun sequence includes the following:
- the LOC131636187 gene encoding protein trichome birefringence-like 8, which translates to MNREIAYALSFLFFLLSSLFYSNLITFDQQSLFRFDFSSHIAPNNSKTLLPIEVCDFSKGQWVWDETYNSHQFYDENCPFLDPGFRCRQNGRNDEGYRKWRWQPDDCNLPRFNASDLLERSRNGRIVFAGDSVGRNQWESLLCMLTKGVSNMSKIYEVNGSPISKHKGYLIMKFEEYNMTVEYYRAPFLSIIGRPPPNSTKDIKMTIRLDELHWYSNQWKEADVLVLNSGHWWNPDKTIKSGIYFQEGGKVNMTMTVKEAFRRSLQAWKIWALSNLKPMKSFVFFRSYSPVHYRNGTWNEGGNCDKDSEPENDPTKIETEPYYNLFISDAVKEMQNGSWKVNFLNITYLSEVRKDGHPSKYREPGTPPDAPQDCSHWCLPGVPDTWNELIYAQLLSKKFGTKFIFPESKEGS; encoded by the exons ATGAATAGAGAAATAGCATATGcactctcttttctcttcttcctactATCGTCTCTATTCTATTCCAACCTCATCACCTTTGATCAACAATCACTTTTTCGGTTTGATTTCTCATCACATATTGCTCCCAATAATTCTAAAACATTGCTACCAATTGAAGTTTGTGATTTTTCCAAAGGCCAATGGGTTTGGGATGAAACTTATAACTCTCATCAATTTTACGATGAAAATTGTCCGTTTCTTGATCCTGGATTCCGGTGCCGACAAAACGGTCGCAACGATGAAGGCTACCGGAAATGGAGATGGCAACCTGATGATTGTAATCTTCCACG ATTCAATGCCAGTGACCTCCTAGAGAGAAGCCGCAATGGACGCATTGTATTTGCAGGTGATTCAGTGGGAAGAAACCAATGGGAGTCCTTACTATGCATGCTAACAAAAGGGGTATCTAACATGTCAAAAATATATGAAGTGAATGGAAGTCCCATAAGCAAACACAAAGGCTACTTAATCATGAAATTTGAAGAATACAACATGACAGTAGAGTATTACAGGGCACCCTTCTTGTCCATTATAGGACGTCCACCACCCAATTCAACTAAAGACATCAAAATGACTATCAGACTTGATGAGTTGCATTGGTATTCCAATCAATGGAAAGAAGCAGATGTTCTTGTTTTGAATTCTGGTCACTGGTGGAACCCAGACAAAACTATCAAGTC GGGTATCTACTTCCAGGAAGGAGGAAAGGTAAATATGACTATGACAGTGAAAGAAGCTTTTAGGAGATCCTTACAAGCATGGAAAATATGGGCTTTGAGTAATCTAAAACCTATGAAGAGTTTCGTCTTCTTCCGAAGCTATTCGCCGGTTCATTACAG GAATGGCACATGGAATGAAGGAGGGAACTGCGACAAGGACTCGGAACCAGAAAACGACCCAACAAAAATCGAAACTGAACCATATTACAACTTATTTATATCTGATGCTGTTAAAGAGATGCAAAATGGAAGCTGGAAAGTCAACTTTTTGAACATCACGTATCTTTCAGAAGTGAGGAAAGATGGCCACCCTTCCAAATATCGGGAACCAGGAACTCCGCCTGATGCTCCTCAGGATTGTAGCCACTGGTGTTTACCCGGAGTGCCTGACACGTGGAACGAACTTATCTATGCCCAGCTCCTCTCTAAGAAATTTGGAACCAAATTTATTTTTCCAGAAAGCAAAGAAGGAAGCTGA